The DNA region GGGGCGACGAGGCACTCGCGCGGGCAGGGCGGCGGCGGGGTGGCGGCATGTCGGCGTCAGTATACAAACCGTCACTGCGACGAGGCGAGTGGGCCACGGCGACCCATGACCGGTACCCTGGACCGGGCAGATGGGTCACGATGAACTAACGCGTCAGCCTCGCGCCGCCGGCGCGCGCCGCCTCGTGCGGTCGGCCGCCCCGTCCCGACGCCGACGGGCATTCCCGACGCTTCCCCGCCTCTCCCGTACAATCCTCAGCAGATGACCGCTCAGGTCCAGGCGCCGGCGGAGGTGACCCACGACGCAGTGACCGCGGCGATGCTGCGGCATCGTCGTCTCCTGGCCACGCTCGTGCTGATCGCCCTGGTCGCCGTGTGCCTCTGGGTCGTGGTCGCCCTGGTTCGGACTCGCGAGTTGCCGACCCTCGGACTGCAGATGAGCCGCGCCGGGACGGTGCCCTGGCGACCCGTCGATCCGGGCGCCCCGGTCGTGGTGCGCAACGTGCGGTCGCGGGGGCCGGCCGCGGCCGCCGACATCCGCGCCGGCGACCAGGTCGAGCGCATCGACGGCCTGGCAGCCACCGATACGCGCGGCCTGGCGGCCCGCCACGATGCCTTGCGCCCGGGCGATGTCGTCGCCTTCACCATCGTCAGGGAGGGGCGCCGACTGACACGCCACGTCACCGCCGCGCCGGTGCTCGCCGGGGGACGCCAGTGGCTCGGCGTCGGCGTGCGGCTGTTGCTGGTCTTCACGCTGTTCCTGGGCATCCCGTCGCTGGTCTTCAAGTGGCGGCCCCACGACCCTCGCGCGCTGCTCTTCATGCTGTTCGGCTGCTCGTTCGGCCTGTCGATGCTGAACTTCTCGGTGCCGGGCCTGAGCCAGGTGCCCGAGACGGTGCTGCCGCTGCCCGACGCCTTCGCGCGGTTCAACGTGACCTCGCTGGCCATCACCTACGTGTGCGCGCTGGCGATCAACCCGACGCTGCTGCATTTCCTGACGCTGTTCCCGCAGCCGCGCCTGTCGCCGATCACCCTGGGGCGGGCGCTTCGCTGGACCTACCTGGTGCCGTCGCTGGTCGGCTGCCTCGCCGCGCCGGTCGTCGTGCTGCTGATGCTGCGCTGGCTGCCGGCGCCGGCGCGCATGCCGGCGGGGTTCGTCGTGGCGGCCCTGGCCGGGGGCCTGGCCCTGCGCCTCTGGTGGACGCGACTGCGCCGGCAGTCGATCCGCACCCTGCTGACCGACGAGGCGCACTGGCTGGGCGCGACGTTCGCCCTGGCCGTGATGGCCACCCTGCTGGTCGGCTTGCTCGTGCTCGGCCTGCGCTCCCGCGAGGCGGCGGGCCTGACGGCCGGCCTGCTGCTCGGCGGCACGCTCGGCCTCTTCAGCATCTTCGTCGGCATCGCCTACCCCCTGGCGTGCGGTGTCACGATGTGGCGCTCCTGGACGATGAGCAGCGAGGACCTGCGCCAGCAGATCCGGTGGCCCCTGCTCAGCATCGCGCTGGCGCTCGGCATCGCGGTGGCGCTGTCGCTGCTGTCCATCGCCCTGTCGTTCTCCACCGGCAGCGCGCCCCCGCCGTGGCTCTTCTCGGTCTTCGAGATCTCCACGTGGGTGGCCTACTCGGTGATTCCGCTCGCCTTCGCGGCGGCCGTGCTGCGCTACGGGCTGATGGACATCCGGTTCATCATCCGCCTGACGTTCTTCTACCTCCTCACGAGTGCCAGCGTCTTCGTGGGGACCTTCGCCGTGGTGCTGCTGCTGGCCACCGTCGTCGCGGAAGCCGCCGACACCAATCGGGTGACGACGATCGTCGTGACGCTGATCGCGGTGTCGCTGGTCGAGCCGCTGCGCCGACGGGTGCAGCGACGCGTCGACAAGCACTTCTACCGGCGGACGCCTGACCCGGTGGGCGTGCTGGCGCGCCACGGCCAGGCCCTGCGCACCGTCGCGCGGCGCGAGGACCTGGAGCGGCGCCTGGTCCTCGCCCTGCAGGAAGCCATCCCGCATGGCCCGTCGTACGTGTTCAGGCGGCGCGAGGACCAGGGCGAGTTCGTGGCCGCGCATTCGCCCGACCCGACCGCCCGCGAGGCCTACTCCGCCCTGCCGTGGGTCGGCCAGCGGGCCCAGGACCTCGAGGGCCCGACCGTCCTCGGCGAGATCACGATGGTGGTGGAAGAGGCGCGCGCCTGGGCTCGCCTCGGCGTCGAAGTGCTGCTGCCGGTGCGCCACGGCACCGAGGTGCCCATCGTGCTCGGCCTGGGCCGCAAGCGATCCGACGATGCCTGGCACGACCGCGACATGGAACTGTTGTCGTCGCTAGCGGCACAGACCGCGATGGCGCTGGCCGACATCGACGCGCGCCTCCACGACGCGTCGCTGAAGGAAGCCTTCGACAACCAGCGTGCGCTTCTGCCGCAGCAGTTGCCGCAGCCGGAGGCGTTCTCGATCGCCGGCGCCTGGCACCCGGCACTCACCGTGGGCGGCGACTACTACGATGCGTGGTGGCTCTCGACCGATGCGGTGGCGATCTGCGTGGCCGACGTGTCCGGCAAGGGACTGGCCGCGTCGCTGGTGATGGCCAACCTGCAGGCGACGGTGAAGGCGCTGGCCGGGCCGGACGTGACGCCGGCCGACCTGTGCACCCGCGTCAACGAGACGCTGGCCAGCAACCTGCGCAAGGGCCGGTTCGTGACGTTCTTCTTCGGGGTCCTGCGGCTCTCGACCGGCGAACTCCGCTACGCCAACGCGGGGCACAATCCGCCGATGCTCGTCTCCGGCGGCCACGTGCACGAACTCGCACTCGGCGACCCCGGCCTCGGCCTGCTGCGCACGCACCCCTATCGCGACGCCACCGTGCAGCTCGACACCGACGCGCGCCTCCTCCTCTTCACCGACGGCGTCACCGAGGGTCGCAGCCCGGAGGGCGAGGAATTCGGCGTCCCTCGCCTGCTGGAGATCGTCGAGCGCCCCCATGCCAATGCCGGCAACCTGCGCGACGACGTGTTGTCTTCCATCGCCGCGTGGACGCAGGGCCAGTTCGACGACGACGTCACGCTCCTCGCCGTCGTCGCGCGTCAGGGGCCGCACACGCTCTTCCAGACCCAGAAGATCCGGCTGCCGGGGATCGGGTAGGTTCAGGACTGCGGCGTACGACCGATCGCACGCCGAACGCCGTACCTCGTCACCGCTGTTCGACGACGATCTTGATCCGTTCGCCGGCGCGTGGCGGTTCCTGCAGCGTGTACCCGTTGATCACGGCCAGCGTGCGGGCCGGCACGAGGCCCCGACCCGGTCCCGATGCGAGTCGCTCCCAGGTGTCGCCGGCCTGCGCGGTCTGGAGGGTGATGACGTTCGGCCGGATGCGCTCGGCCTCCCCGCGGCTGAGTGGCTCGAACGACCGGACCGTCCCGTCCACGGCGCGCGCGATGGCCTGCGCGTTGGCCGCCGAGGCGAGGCCGGCCACGCGGAACACCTTCTGCGCGTGCGCGATCCACGCCGCGCGCAGCACCACCTCGCCCTGGTCCTGCAGTTGCCCACGGAACGTCGCGATGAAGGCCGGCAAGCCGTTCACGCGCGTCTCGCCGCCCTCGAGGTACTGCAACCCGGTCTGCCCGAGGTCGGCTGCCGCGACGTCACGCAGCGACGCGCCCTGCGGCTGCTGGACCAGTTGCAGGAACACGTAGCCGCCGCCACCCTGTGGCTGCGCCACGACCTGCTGCGGGGTGTTCTGGACCTGCCAGCCCTCGGGGAACGTCATGCGGAAGCCGAGGTCGGGATGGAGGAAGGCGTTGCCTCGCAGCACCCCTTCCCGCGGGTTGTCACCGAACATCAGCCCGTCGATGCGATCGAGGTATGCCGCGCGATTGACGGCCAGCTCCCGGCCGCCCGCCTGGGCGCGCAGCGCCGCGACGCGTGCGTCGAGCCGAGCGACGCGATCGGCAGGCATCGGGTGTGTGGACATCCAGTTGGGCACGCCCTTGCGGTCACTTCCCTCGTCCAGCCTGCCGAGCGTTTCGAGCATGCTGGCGACGCCGCGCGGATCCCACCCCTGCGCGGTGGCGTAGCCCGCGCCCAACTCATCGGCCTGCAGCTCGTCGTCACGCCCGAACTTCAGGAAGAGGAGGCCGAGGCCGGCCTCGGCCGCCTGTCCGAAGGGGCGAAGCTCGGGGACGAAGATCTGGCCGAGCAGGAGGCCGAGCGAACCGGCTGTCTGCTTGCTGTACTGCGCGGCCGAATGTCGTGCGGTCACGTGGGCGATCTCGTGACCGAGCACCCCGGCCAGTTCCGCTTCGCTGTTGAGGTGCCCGAGGATGCCTCGGGTGACGTAGACGAAGCCACCAGGCACCGCGAACGCGTTCACGGCCGGGGCATCGACGATGGCGAAGGACCACGGGAGCTGGGGCCGCTCGGTGGCGCTGGCGAGCCGGCGGCCGATGCCGTCGACGTAACGCTGCAACTCCGGATCGTTGACGACCCCCATTTCCTGCCGGATCTGGGGATCGGATTCCTTGCCGAGCGCGACCTCCTGGGCCTCGCTCATGAGGTTGAACTCCTTCTTGCCCGTCGCGGGATTGGTGGCGCACGCGACCGTGATCGCGGCAACGCCCGCGGCGAGCGCCAGACCTTGCAGCCCTGCGAAACGTCGGCTCATCGGACTCTCCTGCCCTCCTCACAGTAGCAAGGAGGGCGCCAACCCGGGCGCGACACGTCCGGCGAGGTTTCCGGCGCGATCGAACAACTGCCGTGACGATCTCGTCCTCACGGGGTGATGACCCCGGAGCTGCATGCCCTTCCTGCGCCCTTGCCCGCACGGCTGCGCTGGACTCCCGCCCACCGGCGCACGGCGTGGCTGTTCGATCAGGACACCTGCGTGGGATCGCTGGGATTCAGTGGCTACGGCCGCGCCAGCGGCCTGACGAGCCGCGGCGTGTGGCACCTGCAGCGTCGCGGCGTGCTGCACCAGGGCGTGCACGTGCTGCCCGCCGATGGCCGGCAGCCACCGTTGTTGTTGCGCCAGCCCTGGTCGCTGGACGGGGAACTCGAGGTGCCCGGTGGCGAGGTCGTCGCCTGGCGTACGTTCGGGGCCGGCGCCGACTGCTGGGGCTTCGAGCGACTGGGTGATCGGGTACGGCTGCTGACGTTCGCCATCGCGGGCCCGTTGCAGAGCGACATCACGATCGACGTCGCTCCGTCGGGGGCCACGCTCGCCGACCCGACGCCGCTGCTCCTGCTCGGCGCCTTCCTGGTGCGCCTCGCGGTGGACGACAGCGTCGTGATCGCCGGCGCCTAGCGCACCTTGCCGCCGAAGTACGACGGGATGACCATGCTGCGCATCGTCTGCAGGCCGGCCGGCGCGGTCAGCACCTTGGGGATGGAGTTCACGGTGATGGAAGCGGTGGCGATGTCGCCGTGGACGCCCCCCGCGATCTTCATGTGCAGGTCGGGCACGCCCTTGACGATGACGGCGTCGTAGGATTCGGGCGCGCCGAGGTAGGCCTCCATGTGGAGGGTGATCAGCGCCTGCCCGTCCTTGTCGTAGCCGGTGCCGGTCTGCACGATGCCGGCGACCTGCCCCTTCTTGACCTCGAGGAACTGGCTGCGGGTGGGCTTCTGCGCGATCTTGGGGCCGATGACGTCGGTGATGCTGTCGAGCTTCCAGCCCATGGCGTCGGCGATCATCGCCACCGACTCGGTCAGGCCGACGTGACGGACCGACCCGCCCTGGACCTTCTCGGCGAACTGCTCGGGCGTGAGCCCCGCGCCGATCTTCTGCTGGAACGGCAGGCGCCGGATGGAGGCGTCCTGGATGCGCTCGACGCGGATGGTG from Luteitalea sp. TBR-22 includes:
- a CDS encoding SpoIIE family protein phosphatase, giving the protein MTAQVQAPAEVTHDAVTAAMLRHRRLLATLVLIALVAVCLWVVVALVRTRELPTLGLQMSRAGTVPWRPVDPGAPVVVRNVRSRGPAAAADIRAGDQVERIDGLAATDTRGLAARHDALRPGDVVAFTIVREGRRLTRHVTAAPVLAGGRQWLGVGVRLLLVFTLFLGIPSLVFKWRPHDPRALLFMLFGCSFGLSMLNFSVPGLSQVPETVLPLPDAFARFNVTSLAITYVCALAINPTLLHFLTLFPQPRLSPITLGRALRWTYLVPSLVGCLAAPVVVLLMLRWLPAPARMPAGFVVAALAGGLALRLWWTRLRRQSIRTLLTDEAHWLGATFALAVMATLLVGLLVLGLRSREAAGLTAGLLLGGTLGLFSIFVGIAYPLACGVTMWRSWTMSSEDLRQQIRWPLLSIALALGIAVALSLLSIALSFSTGSAPPPWLFSVFEISTWVAYSVIPLAFAAAVLRYGLMDIRFIIRLTFFYLLTSASVFVGTFAVVLLLATVVAEAADTNRVTTIVVTLIAVSLVEPLRRRVQRRVDKHFYRRTPDPVGVLARHGQALRTVARREDLERRLVLALQEAIPHGPSYVFRRREDQGEFVAAHSPDPTAREAYSALPWVGQRAQDLEGPTVLGEITMVVEEARAWARLGVEVLLPVRHGTEVPIVLGLGRKRSDDAWHDRDMELLSSLAAQTAMALADIDARLHDASLKEAFDNQRALLPQQLPQPEAFSIAGAWHPALTVGGDYYDAWWLSTDAVAICVADVSGKGLAASLVMANLQATVKALAGPDVTPADLCTRVNETLASNLRKGRFVTFFFGVLRLSTGELRYANAGHNPPMLVSGGHVHELALGDPGLGLLRTHPYRDATVQLDTDARLLLFTDGVTEGRSPEGEEFGVPRLLEIVERPHANAGNLRDDVLSSIAAWTQGQFDDDVTLLAVVARQGPHTLFQTQKIRLPGIG
- a CDS encoding M48 family metalloprotease, whose amino-acid sequence is MSRRFAGLQGLALAAGVAAITVACATNPATGKKEFNLMSEAQEVALGKESDPQIRQEMGVVNDPELQRYVDGIGRRLASATERPQLPWSFAIVDAPAVNAFAVPGGFVYVTRGILGHLNSEAELAGVLGHEIAHVTARHSAAQYSKQTAGSLGLLLGQIFVPELRPFGQAAEAGLGLLFLKFGRDDELQADELGAGYATAQGWDPRGVASMLETLGRLDEGSDRKGVPNWMSTHPMPADRVARLDARVAALRAQAGGRELAVNRAAYLDRIDGLMFGDNPREGVLRGNAFLHPDLGFRMTFPEGWQVQNTPQQVVAQPQGGGGYVFLQLVQQPQGASLRDVAAADLGQTGLQYLEGGETRVNGLPAFIATFRGQLQDQGEVVLRAAWIAHAQKVFRVAGLASAANAQAIARAVDGTVRSFEPLSRGEAERIRPNVITLQTAQAGDTWERLASGPGRGLVPARTLAVINGYTLQEPPRAGERIKIVVEQR